The following coding sequences are from one Rattus norvegicus strain BN/NHsdMcwi chromosome 11, GRCr8, whole genome shotgun sequence window:
- the Sh3bgr gene encoding SH3 domain-binding glutamic acid-rich protein isoform X4, whose translation MLFLFLRGSQLLSAIRKKQQEVVGFLEANKIDFKELDIAGDEDNRKWMRENVPGEKKPQNGIPLPPQIFNEEQYCGVTKSEEASSLPNGDVAGEAEGAAEGTEKAEESGETEAQKEDSEDTGELSQSQEKKEEEGEEGEKGEEGETAEETEEATEGGAEGEAEEEPEEEGGEEEDS comes from the exons atgctgtttttgtttttgcgtGGGAGTCAACTGCTCAGTGCG attaggaaaaaacagcaagaaGTGGTGGGCTTTTTGGAagccaataaaatagactttaaggAGCTGGACATAGCCGGGGATGAAGACAACAGGAAGTGGATGAGAGAGAACGTTCCTGGGGAGAAGAAGCCTCAGAATGGGATTCCTTTACCTCCTCAGATCTTCAACGAAGAGCAGTATTGTGGG GTGACAAAATCTGAGGAAGCGTCTTCCCTTCCCAATGGAGATGTAgcaggagaggcagagggggCTGCAGAG GGAACAGAGAAGGCTGAAGAaagtggagaaactgaggcacagaaagagGACAGTGAAGACACTGGCGAGCTTTCTCAATCCCAAGAGAAGAAG gaagaagagggagaagagggagaaaagggagaagagggagagacagcagAAGAG ACGGAAGAGGCAacagagggaggagcagagggagaagctgaagaagaacccgaggaagagggaggagaagaggaagattcTTAG
- the Sh3bgr gene encoding SH3 domain-binding glutamic acid-rich protein isoform X3 gives MVIKVFVATSSGSIAIRKKQQEVVGFLEANKIDFKELDIAGDEDNRKWMRENVPGEKKPQNGIPLPPQIFNEEQYCGVTKSEEASSLPNGDVAGEAEGAAEGTEKAEESGETEAQKEDSEDTGELSQSQEKKEEEGEEGEKGEEGETAEETEEATEGGAEGEAEEEPEEEGGEEEDS, from the exons ATGGTTATCAAAGTGTTTGTTGCCACATCTTCTGGGTCCATAGCG attaggaaaaaacagcaagaaGTGGTGGGCTTTTTGGAagccaataaaatagactttaaggAGCTGGACATAGCCGGGGATGAAGACAACAGGAAGTGGATGAGAGAGAACGTTCCTGGGGAGAAGAAGCCTCAGAATGGGATTCCTTTACCTCCTCAGATCTTCAACGAAGAGCAGTATTGTGGG GTGACAAAATCTGAGGAAGCGTCTTCCCTTCCCAATGGAGATGTAgcaggagaggcagagggggCTGCAGAG GGAACAGAGAAGGCTGAAGAaagtggagaaactgaggcacagaaagagGACAGTGAAGACACTGGCGAGCTTTCTCAATCCCAAGAGAAGAAG gaagaagagggagaagagggagaaaagggagaagagggagagacagcagAAGAG ACGGAAGAGGCAacagagggaggagcagagggagaagctgaagaagaacccgaggaagagggaggagaagaggaagattcTTAG
- the Sh3bgr gene encoding SH3 domain-binding glutamic acid-rich protein isoform X1: protein MVIKVFVATSSGSIAIRKKQQEVVGFLEANKIDFKELDIAGDEDNRKWMRENVPGEKKPQNGIPLPPQIFNEEQYCGDFDSFFSAKEENIIYSFLGLAPPPGSKVTKSEEASSLPNGDVAGEAEGAAEGTEKAEESGETEAQKEDSEDTGELSQSQEKKEEEGEEGEKGEEGETAEETEEATEGGAEGEAEEEPEEEGGEEEDS from the exons ATGGTTATCAAAGTGTTTGTTGCCACATCTTCTGGGTCCATAGCG attaggaaaaaacagcaagaaGTGGTGGGCTTTTTGGAagccaataaaatagactttaaggAGCTGGACATAGCCGGGGATGAAGACAACAGGAAGTGGATGAGAGAGAACGTTCCTGGGGAGAAGAAGCCTCAGAATGGGATTCCTTTACCTCCTCAGATCTTCAACGAAGAGCAGTATTGTGGG GATTTTGACTCTTTCTTCTctgcaaaagaagaaaatattatttattcattccttggtctggctccccctcctgggtCAAAG GTGACAAAATCTGAGGAAGCGTCTTCCCTTCCCAATGGAGATGTAgcaggagaggcagagggggCTGCAGAG GGAACAGAGAAGGCTGAAGAaagtggagaaactgaggcacagaaagagGACAGTGAAGACACTGGCGAGCTTTCTCAATCCCAAGAGAAGAAG gaagaagagggagaagagggagaaaagggagaagagggagagacagcagAAGAG ACGGAAGAGGCAacagagggaggagcagagggagaagctgaagaagaacccgaggaagagggaggagaagaggaagattcTTAG
- the Sh3bgr gene encoding SH3 domain-binding glutamic acid-rich protein isoform X2 produces MLFLFLRGSQLLSAIRKKQQEVVGFLEANKIDFKELDIAGDEDNRKWMRENVPGEKKPQNGIPLPPQIFNEEQYCGDFDSFFSAKEENIIYSFLGLAPPPGSKVTKSEEASSLPNGDVAGEAEGAAEGTEKAEESGETEAQKEDSEDTGELSQSQEKKEEEGEEGEKGEEGETAEETEEATEGGAEGEAEEEPEEEGGEEEDS; encoded by the exons atgctgtttttgtttttgcgtGGGAGTCAACTGCTCAGTGCG attaggaaaaaacagcaagaaGTGGTGGGCTTTTTGGAagccaataaaatagactttaaggAGCTGGACATAGCCGGGGATGAAGACAACAGGAAGTGGATGAGAGAGAACGTTCCTGGGGAGAAGAAGCCTCAGAATGGGATTCCTTTACCTCCTCAGATCTTCAACGAAGAGCAGTATTGTGGG GATTTTGACTCTTTCTTCTctgcaaaagaagaaaatattatttattcattccttggtctggctccccctcctgggtCAAAG GTGACAAAATCTGAGGAAGCGTCTTCCCTTCCCAATGGAGATGTAgcaggagaggcagagggggCTGCAGAG GGAACAGAGAAGGCTGAAGAaagtggagaaactgaggcacagaaagagGACAGTGAAGACACTGGCGAGCTTTCTCAATCCCAAGAGAAGAAG gaagaagagggagaagagggagaaaagggagaagagggagagacagcagAAGAG ACGGAAGAGGCAacagagggaggagcagagggagaagctgaagaagaacccgaggaagagggaggagaagaggaagattcTTAG
- the Sh3bgr gene encoding SH3 domain-binding glutamic acid-rich protein, translated as MVIKVFVATSSGSIAIRKKQQEVVGFLEANKIDFKELDIAGDEDNRKWMRENVPGEKKPQNGIPLPPQIFNEEQYCGDFDSFFSAKEENIIYSFLGLAPPPGSKVTKSEEASSLPNGDVAGEAEGAAEGTEKAEESGETEAQKEDSEDTGELSQSQEKKTEEATEGGAEGEAEEEPEEEGGEEEDS; from the exons ATGGTTATCAAAGTGTTTGTTGCCACATCTTCTGGGTCCATAGCG attaggaaaaaacagcaagaaGTGGTGGGCTTTTTGGAagccaataaaatagactttaaggAGCTGGACATAGCCGGGGATGAAGACAACAGGAAGTGGATGAGAGAGAACGTTCCTGGGGAGAAGAAGCCTCAGAATGGGATTCCTTTACCTCCTCAGATCTTCAACGAAGAGCAGTATTGTGGG GATTTTGACTCTTTCTTCTctgcaaaagaagaaaatattatttattcattccttggtctggctccccctcctgggtCAAAG GTGACAAAATCTGAGGAAGCGTCTTCCCTTCCCAATGGAGATGTAgcaggagaggcagagggggCTGCAGAG GGAACAGAGAAGGCTGAAGAaagtggagaaactgaggcacagaaagagGACAGTGAAGACACTGGCGAGCTTTCTCAATCCCAAGAGAAGAAG ACGGAAGAGGCAacagagggaggagcagagggagaagctgaagaagaacccgaggaagagggaggagaagaggaagattcTTAG